AACCGCCATTCAACTTATGGCACCAGTGGAAACCGTCTAACATTAACTCTCTAGTAAGTAGACTGGTTTGAACGGTCTAGTGCGCATGCAGGCGCGCCTTAGTTGAGCCTACACTACGCTTCCGCGGAGACACACCTTTTTTCACCACGCGCTAATTGGATGCCACTACGCATACCAGGACGCCACCTGGTTATGTGTCATCCATATTCGTGCGCCACTTGCAGTCTTCGCCATAGCCAATGACGTGCGCCATGCGCCATGCCAAGGCATCCACCTACGCCACCCAAGGGTGCGCTATAAGCggacccgccatgtatctgaccacgcgctcatgggcaaaaatacaaaggcggcgtGCGAAGTTCAAAACGCACCACATTGGGCTTATAGCCCACATCACGCGCGCATATGTGCAGGTGCGGTGCACCCTTTGGTCCCCACTAGTGTTTGCCTtcaaggagtgctcctccttatataccactttaagttttgtcattccacctatgtgggacaaggtgacaaatctcaatccatttttctcatctttgtttgttccaaacatacaacttcaagcttcgatatctcattcatcttagctctatttggacatagtttgaacacaaacccataaataattatttatacaacacatatataaatattattgatgtccaaaatatttagtgaaaaactcattttcactaaatttcCAACAGTTAAGACTTAGCTTGCTTATTtaaaagcgtaattttttttaaacgtaAAATCTATTTTATAGACATCCTATAATATCGTTATTACAAACtgtgtaaaaaaaataaaattaataaaattattacaagtattacaatactATCATGCCTTATTTTCACAAATATACTAATTGAAATTTTACATCAACAAAATAATACTTTTCTATATATTACTCTGGTCATAATCATGATGCGTGAGAAAAATGCCTTTTTTTTTCTATCAACCGTATTACTTCTATTTATAAAACTCTTTGATAAGAAATAATATAAATATGTTGTAATCGATTCAATCTTATCCGTTTAGTCTTCTAAATCCaactttatattataaaaaataaaaaataaattctATGTGTAGTACGTTGAAAAAACACCAACTCTATAAGcagaaatattttttttttctaaaatgtaATCAATAAACAAGATGTACATCTTATAATGCATGACACAACttaatatttttaaattaataaaagaacAATTGGTTGGAGAAAGGGAATAAACATACAGCTTAATAAACAAACTATTTAGAATTGGGTATGTACATACACAAATAGAAACTGGTGTGTTGGTGCCTCCCTATTGTTGAATTTTTGATTCCTATAAAAGGTAGCCAATAGCATGCCATAACCCACACAATCCTAATTTTCTTCTTTCTCATCTTTCTTAAGCTTCTAAgatgaaaatatttttatttttaacaacttTCGTTGTGGGTGCTTTCCTTTCCGGGGTGACTGGCTACACCAAGTCCGAGGTCACATCTTGGTGCAGCCAGACACCGCACCCACAACCTTGTGAGCATTTCTTGGGCACTAACTCAAACCACGGTTCGATCAAGCAAAAGCCCGACTTTGTGAAAGCCTTGTTAAAGGTCACGTTACAACGTGCCGAATACGCAGGGTCCCACACTCAAAAGCTCGGCCCAAAATGCCGCAACAAGCGTGAGAAGGCGGCTTGGGCCGACTGCTTAGAGCTTTACGAAGACACCATCATGAGGATCAACAAAACCGTTGATCCTTACAAAAAGTGTAGCCAGGTCGACATGCAGACCTGGCTTAGCACTGCACTCACGAATCTCGAGACATGCAAGGCGGGGTTCGAAGAGTTAGGTGTAAGCGACTACGTGTGGCCGTTGATGAACAATAATGTGTCCTCTTTGATTAGCAACACTTTAGCAATGAACAAAGGTGGGAATAATTCATCATATGGTGCATCTAGTCATGATCAGAAATCTGGATTTCCGGGTTGGATGAAGCCGGGTGATAGGAAGCTATTGCAGTCATCAAATCCTCAAGCCAACGTTGTGGTGGCTCAAGATGGTTCGGGTAACTACAAGACGATTGCAGCCGCCATAGCTGCCGCGGCAAAAAGATCAGGAAACGGGAGATATGTGATTCGTGTTAAGGCGGGTGTTTACAAGGAGAATATTGAAATTGGTAAAAAGTTGAAGAACATAATGCTAGTAGGAGATGGTATTGGAAAAACTATATTAACTGGTAGCAAAAGTGTTGGAGGGGGCACCACCACCTTTAAATCAGCCACTCTCGGTAAGCTgaatacaaatttttataaatttttgaaGACTACATGGCTATATTTTGCTGCTAGATTTCTTGTCACTGAATCTTTTATTTgccaacttttcattttcaaaatGGAATTTATTTAAAAAACGAAGTAAGAAGTTTATCGTCGCTAAATTCGTTGGCAACACAGTTGGTCACTAATTCTTTTGCTGACATGGCGTGGCTCTTCatttatgaaaaaataaaaagaaattgattaaaaatatataatatgaaaaaataaatagaaattgattaaaaaataaataattgactggttaaaaaaaactaaaccacttttataatatttttaaatacaaacgtaactgttgaaaaaaaaataaaacctagAAAAAGCACGGTAAAATGGATACATAATTAATGATTGCGGCAATATATTCAAAAAAATCAGTTGGGTCATTTTCGACTTTAGTTATTAATTAGCGACGACTTTACAATTTATGTCGCTAAGATGCCAATATTATTTGACTTTATCATGCACTATTTTCAAACGTTAAATATCAAATAATAACAATTTTTTCTCATTAATTTCAGCCGTTGTCGGAGATGGATTTATCGGCCGAGGTTTCACCGTCAGAAACACCGCGGGCCCACAAAACCACCAAGCCGTGGCGCTACGCAGCGGCTCTGACCTTTCGGTCTTCTACCAATGCAGCTTTGAGGGTTACCAAGACACATTATACGTCCACTCAAACCGACAGTTTTACCGCGAATGTGACATATACGGCACAGTTGATTTTATTTTCGGCAACGCAGCCGTAGTAATTCAAAATTGCAACATTTACGCCCGTAAGCCGCCAAACAAGACCAACACGTTGACCGCTCAAGGCCGAACCGATCAAAACCAAAACACGGGCATTTCAATCCACAACAGCCGTATCACCGCGGCTTCTGACCTAAAAGGCGTGTCGGGAGTTAAAACATACCTCGGGAGACCGTGGAAGCAATACTCGAGGACGGTTTTTCTCAAATCGAGCCTCGATAGCTTGATCGATCCTGCAGGGTGGATGCCGTGGAGTGGCAACTTCGCGCTTAATACTTTATATTATGGTGAGTATATGAACACTGGGCCGGGTGCATCAACCGCGAAAAGGGTTAACTGGAAAGGTTATCATGTCATCACTAGCAGCGCCGAGGCGGCGAAGTTCACCGTCGGGAACTTTATTGCCGGTGGTTCGTGGTTGCCGGCAACTAATGTGCCTTTTACTTCTGGTCTCTAATTCAATTGTTTATATgttgtaacttttttttttaatttcttctTTACTGAtttgttgtcaagtttcttgaaTTGTTGTATTGATGATTATTTGAATATACTTTGAGGTTAATAATAACCAACTTTGTGCCGATTCTAGGGGTTTAATTGTTTTGGAAGTAATCTATATGAAAGAATATGCTTAAGAAGTTGAATACTTTGCTAGTAGTTTCGGAAAACAAGCATGCACAATTGGGACGGAAATTTTTTATTACATATAACCTAAAAGAATTATAATGGAAAAATTACTAAAGTAGCCAGTTTGATCAAAGATATTATTAAAATAGCTATAAATTTTCTTAAATTACTCCTTAACCATAGTGTGACACGTAGCTAAATGGCGTAGGAGAAAGGTTTTGTAGCTTGATAATGGCGCAGGGCGGCATGAGAGCGTTGCGCATGGGGGTGTTTAGCGCAGCGCAGTGTATGGCGTAGGGTTGAGGAAAATGAAGAGTCATTTGTGCAGGAGAAGTGTACGTGCTGCGCCATATGGCACAGGACACTGGTCCATAGCCATTTTGGTAATTTAGAAAAGCCAAAGTTTAAATTGTTACCTATGGTGGTTAACAAGGCAAATGCCGTGATTTTCCCTTTTATAGTCCAAAGAGGATATCCTAGTGATACAATGATGCATTTCACAAGCAAAACTTATAAGTTTAAATTTtactaaacttttttttttttttttttttttttttttgaaacgtaaAAAAATTGGTCTTTTTGTACATTAAGAATAATTAAAAGTATAGTTTTTCTAATAGAAAGTCAGATAAAGCTTATGTATATTGTTAGTAAAAGATGCATGTACTTGAATTGAGACATATACCTTATTCTATGTTGTGTCATAAAGCTTTTCTACTCCTTGTATAAAAATTAATTTTCAAAGTATTCTTGTTGATTTAAATAAGATGGAACCGTACCACATAATCGTATGTGGTTTTAGTCGTGCCCTTATAATGGGTTGCATGTATTATTCTAATCACAACACATTAATATACCCTTTCGTGGTTCGACCCTCGACTACCATTAACTCATAGTTTGAGGTAATTAgggcatataaatattatctttgaccggagcgcgataCCCGGATCAAATTTTGACGTCGTCCATAAACTAAACGCACTGTACCTAGTAACGTTTAGACACACAATTATGATTGAGCTAAACACATCATCGTAGCAAGTTACTAAGCACCGTTGAAAAATTATAAAGTATATTAAAAAGGTTTGTGATGACTGATTTTTTTCCTTGATCAAACTTATAAGCTTTTGCTgttattaaaatataaattgaaaaATCATATACGATGATTGAACTAAAAGAAGATTCATACCTTAAGGGTTAAGGGTAATGTTCCCAATTGAGCTGTTATTATGGTTTGTTTTCTAAATCCATAAAGAGAAGATTCTTTGCCTTTGTATTTCTTAGTTTTATTGATTAAAACtaatattttataaatatatgTAATGTTTTAACAACTAATACTAAAAGGTGAAAAGAAAAAGGGGAAATGATTAATGGAATAAAAACACGGCAAATTTCTACATCTTTTTTTATGTATGTCAAAAGTATCacaattttttattaaattattttaaGATTAAATtgcatttttcgtcctttatgttttatGTTAGAATGTTTGACTCCCACTCTACCCATTATTTCCTGTGGCATCCAGatgaagggcgaatacgggtagtgtcggttcgtcttggatgggaggcgagatTTTACCGAttatttcactgtcgtgccttcgggcgggtggaggtcgggtttccgcgcatctgggagatCCAAGGGGCTGGCGgaggtcgagtagtcgaccttggccacaacaTCCGGTGTCACGGTAGTTGGCACGTCGttccttgccgttcaaaaaaaaatggaACCACCTTATTAAATGACATTCCCTCAATTAAAACTCGAAGATCAAACGAACTAACCTTTCATCTTCAAATGATCAAACCCAAAATTCAGAAGATCAAACCCAAAAATCAAATGATTAAAGCAGTTTACACACAATGAGCGAAGGATTCTACATACAAGAGAGTTTAGATCAGTTTGATGTTGATAAAATATATGGTAAGTATTCAATAGTGAATTAGTTcttaaaatttgaatttttaaGATCAGTCAAAAGTCGAAATTTTTCTAATGCAGAAGTATATACTACTCTCTTTACTGCAAGGTTGCATCATGCTGGCTCATTTACGACTTCTCTAGGCAAAACATACATCAATGATAAAGATAATTTCATTGATATACTAGACAGTGACAAGTTTTCTGTACACAAGATGGATCTTGGTATGATAATGTTAGGTTATGCTGAATGATCAACTATCCACCATTATATTTTAACCTCGTGGACAGAATTTAGATAGTGCTCTTTGTAGCCAAGCTTGTGATGCAGATGTATTGGAACTGTTAAATAATGTCCCTGAACAAAATGCAAAATATAGAATTAAAAAACATGTTGTTAGAATTAGAAGTCTGATTAAAATTGTAAAGGATGATAAAACATGGGTTAAGGCAATCTATCAAGGGGAAATGCCAAACTTTAAAGTAAAAGAAGATAGTGCACAAGTCATTAAAGACTCTCAGGGTTTATTAGAAGTCAAAGGCAAAGATAAGGGTCAACAGAAAAAGAAGGGCAAAGATGAGGGGCTAAAAGAGAATAAAATAAAACACGATAAAGTTAATGTAGGTGGGAGAGAGGAAAAGGCAAATTCCCACCAATATCAAAGTCCATGGGttattttaatatcaaaagaCGGGGAAAGTGAAACATGGATCGTGAAGACATTGATCATAAATGCTTGCAAAGTAGAAACATTTATGCTTGCACTTCAACATTTCTGTCTAGACAAATGTTGGAACAGATCAAAGAAAATCCTGGCATACCAGTCAAAGCTATACAAGAACAGCTCCAAAGGAGGTATGAGTTGAATATGTCTCAAATGAAAACATACAAGGACAAAATCAATGCAAAGAAACAGGTGCAAGGAGATTACAAGTCTCAGTATACTTTGCTAAGGTCATATGTTGATGAATAGTTGAATATAAACCCAAGGTCAACAGTCAAGATAGACGTCGAACTTATCAAAAAATTAACAGATAACACCAaattttgttggtgcagttgtctgtcgacttcatcttcgttcgagtcttaggttaggattGTTTGTACAGTGCACGGAAAtcagaaagttgatttcacatatatggacatgtcactatgtgggaaatcacatggtcagatgtcactatgtgggaaatcacatgttatgatttcgctcataaggcatTAGATAGGAGTTTCGCTCATGTGAacatggtgatttcgctcatgtggacatgtacattggagcgaaatcaggagcCTTATATATAGGGTCTCTTGAGCGAAATCACATAAGGAATGTacgtattccataccgaagtgctgccggtgtgaagattgagctgtaatcgTTGTCATATCAATACattcagtagattaagtgaagaatcagcttttcctagctttgtttcttgttttccgcacctgaaacagagtagaacacctctgaatGACTCATACGGGTCAGATCGCGATCCTACAAATTTTTTAAAAGGATATATGTATGCTTAGGAGCTTCGAAACATGGATTTAAGGTCATAGGAAGGGACATGTTGGGTTTGGATAGAGCTTTCATGAAGGGTCCTTACCCTG
The Helianthus annuus cultivar XRQ/B chromosome 6, HanXRQr2.0-SUNRISE, whole genome shotgun sequence genome window above contains:
- the LOC110864740 gene encoding pectinesterase 2 encodes the protein MKIFLFLTTFVVGAFLSGVTGYTKSEVTSWCSQTPHPQPCEHFLGTNSNHGSIKQKPDFVKALLKVTLQRAEYAGSHTQKLGPKCRNKREKAAWADCLELYEDTIMRINKTVDPYKKCSQVDMQTWLSTALTNLETCKAGFEELGVSDYVWPLMNNNVSSLISNTLAMNKGGNNSSYGASSHDQKSGFPGWMKPGDRKLLQSSNPQANVVVAQDGSGNYKTIAAAIAAAAKRSGNGRYVIRVKAGVYKENIEIGKKLKNIMLVGDGIGKTILTGSKSVGGGTTTFKSATLAVVGDGFIGRGFTVRNTAGPQNHQAVALRSGSDLSVFYQCSFEGYQDTLYVHSNRQFYRECDIYGTVDFIFGNAAVVIQNCNIYARKPPNKTNTLTAQGRTDQNQNTGISIHNSRITAASDLKGVSGVKTYLGRPWKQYSRTVFLKSSLDSLIDPAGWMPWSGNFALNTLYYGEYMNTGPGASTAKRVNWKGYHVITSSAEAAKFTVGNFIAGGSWLPATNVPFTSGL